The following coding sequences are from one Lycium ferocissimum isolate CSIRO_LF1 chromosome 3, AGI_CSIRO_Lferr_CH_V1, whole genome shotgun sequence window:
- the LOC132049327 gene encoding syntaxin-51-like, whose product MASSADSWMREFNEASKLADEIGSMISARSSLPSSGPETQRHLSAARRKITILKTRLDTLQSLLPTLPSKQPLTKKEMKRRHDMLDNMITKANQMATTLNMNNLANRDSLLGPETKRPDVISRATGLDNQGLVGFQRQVMKEQDEDLDKLEETVTSTKHVALAINEELNLHTALLDNLDYHVDTTNSRLQRVQRKLAFMNKRTKGGCTWLCLLVIFIVILAVVIFLLVKYL is encoded by the exons ATGGCATCGTCTGCTGACTCATGGATGCGAGAATTCAACGAAGCATCCAAACTTGCTGATGAAATTGGTTCTATGATTTCTGCGAGGAGCTCTTTGCCCTCTTCCGGACCTGAAACACAACGTCATTTATCTGCAGCTCGGAGAAAAATCACTATATTAAAGACAAGGCTTGATACTCTCCAGTCCCTTCTGCCAACGCTCCCAAGCAAGCAGCCTTT AACCAAAAAGGAGATGAAACGTCGTCATGACATGCTTGATAATATGATAACGAAAGCTAATCAGATGGCAACTACACTCAACATGAATAACCTTGCAAATAGGGATAGCTTGCTTGGCCCAGAAACTAAGCGACCTGATGTTATCAGTAGGGCAACTGGTCTTGACAACCAGGGTCTTGTAGGTTTTCAACGACAAGTTATGAAAG AGCAGGATGAGGATCTTGACAAATTGGAGGAGACAGTGACAAGCACAAAACATGTTGCTTTAGCAATCAATGAGGAGCTGAACCTACATACTGCACTGCTG GATAACTTAGATTACCACGTTGATACAACAAACTCCCGGCTCCAG AGAGTACAAAGGAAATTGGCATTTATGAATAAACGCACAAAGGGCGGTTGTACTTGGTTGTGCCTTTTGGTCATATTCATCGTTATTCTAGCTGTTGTCATCTTCCTATTGGTAAAGTACTTGTGA